One genomic region from Jiangella sp. DSM 45060 encodes:
- a CDS encoding carbohydrate ABC transporter permease codes for MAATRSRPVARVAGYVVLTVAAAVTVLPLLYMAALSLQTEAETLAANPVLWPESPQWGNYAELFERAPFAHFIANSLIVAGGITVAHLVFDPLIGYVFAKFRFPLRNTLFLLLLTTLMIPLFVRMIPLYVMMSDLGWLDTHQALIVPFLMDAFGIFLMRQFIQPIPDDLIHAARIDGASELRIYLRVILPQVKPALAVLGLFTFVFQWNEFLWPLVATSSEEMRTIPVGLTLFNQEYFTLWHLTAAGSVILFVPTVLLFLFSQRYFVRGITLSGLK; via the coding sequence ATGGCCGCGACGCGGTCCCGGCCGGTCGCCCGGGTGGCGGGCTACGTCGTCCTGACGGTGGCCGCCGCGGTGACCGTCCTGCCGCTGCTGTACATGGCGGCGCTGTCGCTGCAGACCGAGGCCGAGACGCTGGCCGCGAACCCGGTGCTCTGGCCGGAGTCGCCGCAATGGGGCAACTACGCCGAGCTGTTCGAGCGGGCGCCGTTCGCGCACTTCATCGCGAACAGCCTGATCGTGGCCGGCGGCATCACCGTGGCGCACCTGGTGTTCGACCCGCTGATCGGGTACGTGTTCGCCAAGTTCCGGTTCCCGCTGCGCAACACGCTGTTCCTGCTGCTGCTGACGACCCTGATGATCCCGCTGTTCGTGCGGATGATCCCGCTGTACGTCATGATGTCGGACCTCGGCTGGCTGGACACCCACCAGGCGCTGATCGTCCCGTTCCTGATGGACGCGTTCGGCATCTTTCTGATGCGCCAGTTCATCCAGCCGATCCCGGACGACCTCATCCACGCCGCCCGCATCGACGGCGCGTCCGAGCTGCGGATCTACCTGCGGGTGATCCTGCCGCAGGTGAAGCCGGCGCTGGCGGTGCTGGGGTTGTTCACGTTCGTGTTCCAGTGGAACGAGTTCCTGTGGCCGCTGGTGGCGACGTCGAGCGAGGAGATGCGGACGATCCCGGTCGGGCTGACGCTGTTCAACCAGGAGTACTTCACGCTCTGGCACCTCACCGCGGCCGGATCGGTCATCCTGTTCGTCCCGACCGTGCTGCTGTTCCTGTTCAGCCAGCGCTACTTCGTCCGCGGCATCACGCTCAGCGGCCTGAAATGA
- a CDS encoding sulfatase-like hydrolase/transferase, which produces MSQQPGRPNVVVVLTDQQRWDSTGVHGNPLGLTPEFDRLATHGTHVAQAFAANPVCAPSRAALQTGRYGTASGVFRNALPLPADTRTLADHFGAAGYRTGYIGKWHLAGAEPVPPEQRGGYGSWLGANLLEFSSDDHRTVVFDNDGVPVLLPGYRSDALVDAAIRFVGDCAGVPPALGGPARRDPFFLFLSLIEPHHQNEVDSYPAPEGYEQRYQGRWVPPDLAALSGAGGTAHQHLGGYWGQIRRVDEGLGRLLDALRSLDLLDDTIVAFTSDHGCHFKTRNGEYKRSCHDASIRVPLALRGPGFDGGGRVSRPVSGVDLAPTLLEAAGLPVPDTMQGRSFLPLVRDPGAAADWPDDVFVQVSESEVGRVLRTSRWKYYVVAPDADPWHDAAAGRYVEAALHDLTHDPYELVNLVGAESHRGVAAELRRRLAERMVAAGEAEPVIDPAPPAPPAVQRDVDPSVRTLPWPPARLGHQPPRPPSH; this is translated from the coding sequence ATGTCCCAGCAGCCCGGCCGTCCGAACGTCGTGGTTGTCCTCACCGACCAGCAGCGCTGGGACTCCACCGGGGTGCACGGCAACCCGCTCGGCCTGACCCCGGAGTTCGACCGGCTGGCCACCCACGGCACGCACGTCGCGCAGGCGTTCGCCGCCAACCCGGTGTGCGCGCCGTCGCGGGCGGCGCTGCAGACCGGCCGGTACGGCACCGCGTCGGGCGTCTTCCGCAACGCGCTGCCGCTGCCCGCGGACACCCGGACGCTGGCCGACCACTTCGGCGCGGCCGGCTATCGCACCGGCTACATCGGCAAGTGGCACCTGGCCGGCGCCGAGCCCGTCCCGCCGGAGCAGCGCGGCGGCTACGGGTCCTGGCTGGGCGCCAACCTGCTGGAGTTCAGCTCCGACGACCACCGCACGGTGGTGTTCGACAACGACGGCGTGCCGGTGCTGCTGCCCGGGTACCGGTCCGACGCGCTGGTCGACGCCGCCATCCGGTTCGTCGGGGACTGTGCCGGTGTGCCGCCGGCGCTCGGCGGGCCGGCGCGGCGCGACCCGTTCTTCCTGTTCCTGTCGCTGATCGAGCCGCACCACCAGAACGAGGTCGACTCCTACCCGGCGCCGGAGGGGTACGAGCAGCGCTACCAGGGCCGCTGGGTGCCACCTGACCTCGCCGCGCTGTCCGGCGCCGGCGGCACCGCGCACCAGCACCTCGGCGGCTACTGGGGGCAGATCCGGCGGGTCGACGAGGGACTCGGCCGGCTGCTGGACGCGCTGCGCAGCCTCGACCTGCTCGACGACACCATCGTGGCGTTCACCTCCGACCACGGCTGTCACTTCAAGACCCGCAACGGCGAGTACAAGCGGTCCTGCCACGACGCCTCGATCCGGGTGCCGCTGGCGCTGCGCGGGCCTGGGTTCGACGGCGGCGGACGGGTGTCGCGGCCGGTCAGCGGCGTGGACCTCGCTCCGACGCTGCTCGAGGCGGCCGGGCTGCCGGTGCCGGACACCATGCAGGGCCGCTCGTTCCTGCCGCTGGTGCGCGACCCCGGTGCCGCCGCCGACTGGCCCGACGACGTGTTCGTGCAGGTCAGCGAGTCGGAGGTGGGCCGGGTGCTGCGCACGTCGCGGTGGAAGTACTACGTCGTCGCGCCCGACGCCGACCCGTGGCACGACGCCGCCGCCGGGCGCTACGTCGAGGCCGCCCTGCACGACCTCACGCACGACCCGTACGAGCTGGTCAACCTCGTCGGCGCCGAGTCGCACCGCGGGGTCGCCGCCGAGCTGCGACGGCGGCTGGCCGAGCGGATGGTCGCGGCGGGGGAGGCCGAGCCCGTCATCGACCCCGCGCCGCCGGCGCCGCCCGCCGTCCAGCGCGACGTCGACCCGTCCGTCCGGACGCTGCCGTGGCCGCCGGCCCGGCTCGGTCACCAGCCGCCGCGCCCGCCGTCGCACTGA
- a CDS encoding calcineurin-like phosphoesterase family protein yields MARRSGRLIGAGITATVAGLGATGLGLAGAETAPETETATGVVYEDANRNGERDGGEAGVPDVSVSNGRDVVRTDAHGRYRLSVDDETVIFVSKPAGWMVPVNDVQLPQFYYKHFPDGSPYELRYGGVDPTGPLPASVDFPLHRDDSVDEQFSALAFADPQTSNTGQIDTMAIDVIAGIVGNTDARFGLTVGDIVNDPLDLFAPHNSAVARIGIPWWNTPGNHDQDYDAPTDANATDTYKETFGPTDYSFDYGRVHFVLMDNVRHQGPDHGYIGYLNDEQLQWLQNDLAHVPDDRLIVIGTHIPLATDATASDGVNTTNLTELFDVLEGREHVYTISGHDTSNSWQMYMGEEHGWYGPKDFHHQVLAEVRGSGWNTGPRDSRGIQAADMSDGNPNGHYELFFSGNEYRAQFRPASLPEDYQIRLTFDGGWGDEVRIPGGVSGVDGFAPGEVEFAARDWTGSGVQRPTVTANVFDGGSRHTVEVSVDGGPFAPMTHLAPQNDPYISVLRSTLTGSLRPAAPEPSSHLWSYVLPRGLRLGEHTVTVRSTDPYGRVSTTDETVTVVDGRP; encoded by the coding sequence ATGGCGAGACGCAGCGGACGGCTGATCGGCGCCGGCATCACGGCGACCGTGGCCGGGCTGGGCGCGACCGGCCTCGGATTGGCCGGCGCCGAGACCGCACCCGAGACCGAGACGGCCACCGGCGTCGTCTACGAGGACGCCAACCGCAACGGCGAGCGCGACGGCGGCGAGGCCGGCGTGCCGGACGTGTCGGTGTCGAACGGCCGCGACGTCGTACGCACCGACGCGCACGGCCGCTACCGCCTGAGCGTCGACGACGAGACCGTGATCTTCGTCAGCAAGCCGGCCGGCTGGATGGTGCCGGTCAACGACGTGCAGCTGCCGCAGTTCTACTACAAGCACTTCCCGGACGGCAGCCCGTACGAGCTGCGCTACGGCGGCGTCGACCCGACCGGCCCGCTGCCCGCGTCCGTCGACTTCCCGCTGCACCGCGACGACTCCGTCGACGAGCAGTTCTCGGCGCTGGCGTTCGCCGACCCGCAGACGTCGAACACCGGGCAGATCGACACCATGGCGATCGACGTCATCGCCGGCATCGTCGGCAACACCGACGCCCGCTTCGGCCTCACCGTCGGCGACATCGTCAACGACCCGCTGGACCTGTTCGCGCCGCACAACTCCGCCGTCGCGCGGATCGGGATCCCGTGGTGGAACACGCCCGGCAACCACGACCAGGACTACGACGCGCCCACCGACGCGAACGCCACCGACACCTACAAGGAGACGTTCGGGCCGACGGACTACTCGTTCGACTACGGCCGGGTGCACTTCGTGCTGATGGACAACGTCCGGCACCAGGGACCGGACCACGGCTACATCGGGTACCTGAACGACGAGCAGCTGCAGTGGCTGCAGAACGACCTGGCACACGTGCCGGACGACCGGCTCATCGTCATCGGGACGCACATCCCGCTGGCCACCGACGCCACCGCGTCCGACGGCGTCAACACCACCAACCTCACCGAGCTGTTCGACGTCCTCGAGGGCCGCGAGCACGTCTACACGATCTCCGGCCACGACACCAGCAACAGCTGGCAGATGTACATGGGCGAGGAGCACGGCTGGTACGGCCCGAAGGACTTCCACCACCAGGTGCTGGCCGAGGTGCGCGGCAGCGGCTGGAACACCGGCCCGCGCGACTCGCGGGGCATCCAGGCGGCGGACATGTCCGACGGCAACCCGAACGGGCACTACGAGCTGTTCTTCTCCGGCAACGAGTACCGGGCCCAGTTCCGGCCGGCCAGCCTGCCGGAGGACTACCAGATCCGGCTCACCTTCGACGGCGGCTGGGGCGACGAGGTCCGCATCCCCGGCGGCGTCAGCGGGGTGGACGGCTTCGCGCCGGGTGAGGTGGAGTTCGCGGCGCGCGACTGGACGGGTTCCGGCGTCCAGCGGCCGACGGTGACGGCCAACGTGTTCGACGGCGGCTCGCGGCACACCGTCGAGGTGAGCGTCGACGGCGGCCCGTTCGCTCCGATGACGCACCTCGCGCCGCAGAACGACCCGTACATCTCGGTGCTCCGGTCGACGCTCACCGGCAGCCTGCGCCCGGCCGCCCCCGAGCCGTCGTCGCACCTGTGGTCGTACGTGCTGCCCCGCGGGCTGCGCCTCGGCGAGCACACCGTCACCGTCCGCAGCACCGACCCCTACGGCCGGGTCTCGACCACCGACGAGACCGTCACCGTGGTGGACGGGCGTCCCTGA